Proteins encoded by one window of Arabidopsis thaliana chromosome 2, partial sequence:
- a CDS encoding zinc finger, C3HC4 type (RING finger) family protein (BEST Arabidopsis thaliana protein match is: Zinc finger, C3HC4 type (RING finger) family protein (TAIR:AT2G24480.1); Has 26 Blast hits to 26 proteins in 2 species: Archae - 0; Bacteria - 0; Metazoa - 0; Fungi - 0; Plants - 26; Viruses - 0; Other Eukaryotes - 0 (source: NCBI BLink).) has product MKLDVHVTAWSRTPSSSGFLNSVMISRDRDFEEFIINDRDGSVTSLGSYQNPSRGPDPLIFLDFRNFEPNYVYQLLLSQFHDHVLSEHIADQIVQAKRDKKSKI; this is encoded by the coding sequence ATGAAACTCGATGTTCATGTAACCGCTTGGTCTCGTACTCCATCATCGTCAGGTTTCTTAAACTCGGTAATGATCAGTCGAGACAGAGACTTCGAGGAATTTATCATAAACGACAGGGATGGTAGCGTCACGAGTCTCGGATCTTACCAGAATCCTTCTCGAGGTCCCGACCCACTAATCTTTCTAGACTTCAGAAACTTCGAACCAAACTACGTCTATCAACTTCTCCTAAGCCAATTCCACGATCATGTCTTGTCCGAACATATAGCTGATCAGATTGTCCAAGCCAAACGGGATAAGAAGTCAAAAATCTGA
- a CDS encoding zinc finger, C3HC4 type (RING finger) family protein, with protein sequence MDTELMKLDVHVTAWSRTPSSSGFLNSVMISRDRDFEEFIINDRDGSVTSLGSYQNPSRGPDPLIFLDFRNFEPNYVYQLLLSQFHDHVLSEHIADQIVQAKRDKKSKI encoded by the coding sequence ATGGATACTGAATTAATGAAACTCGATGTTCATGTAACCGCTTGGTCTCGTACTCCATCATCGTCAGGTTTCTTAAACTCGGTAATGATCAGTCGAGACAGAGACTTCGAGGAATTTATCATAAACGACAGGGATGGTAGCGTCACGAGTCTCGGATCTTACCAGAATCCTTCTCGAGGTCCCGACCCACTAATCTTTCTAGACTTCAGAAACTTCGAACCAAACTACGTCTATCAACTTCTCCTAAGCCAATTCCACGATCATGTCTTGTCCGAACATATAGCTGATCAGATTGTCCAAGCCAAACGGGATAAGAAGTCAAAAATCTGA